The following proteins come from a genomic window of Geothrix edaphica:
- a CDS encoding diguanylate cyclase: MAGRVLIVDDNAMIRTEIKAVLMKDGGFTHFLEAADGLTAFKTIMETPPDLVLCDLVMPGFDGLKFLGLKASRKELEQIPVIMLTAEDDLDRKAEILERGASDYVTKPFHEKELLARVRIHTKLKRLQDELREMNAQLEALSVTDALTGLANRRLLVTRLDEEVRRARRTQVPLAVVMIDIDHFKEVNDTYGHAMGDVVLRNIGTLLNSNLRATDLAARYGGEELTLVLPYTDAAAALRVADNLRQKFAAMDHLLGSATIRKTVSMGVSAREGQAGSPDAEELLKLADEALYRAKQGGRNRVERAE; encoded by the coding sequence ATGGCCGGCCGGGTGCTCATCGTCGACGACAACGCCATGATCCGCACCGAGATCAAGGCGGTCCTCATGAAGGACGGCGGGTTCACGCACTTCCTGGAGGCGGCGGACGGCCTCACCGCCTTCAAGACCATCATGGAGACTCCGCCGGACCTGGTGCTCTGCGACCTGGTGATGCCGGGCTTCGACGGCCTCAAGTTCCTGGGCCTCAAGGCCAGCCGCAAGGAGCTGGAGCAGATCCCGGTGATCATGCTCACCGCCGAGGACGACCTGGACCGCAAGGCCGAGATCCTGGAGCGGGGCGCCTCCGACTACGTCACCAAGCCCTTCCATGAGAAGGAGCTGCTCGCCCGGGTGCGCATCCACACCAAGCTGAAGCGGCTCCAGGATGAGTTGCGGGAGATGAACGCCCAGCTCGAGGCGCTGTCCGTCACCGACGCCCTCACGGGGCTGGCGAACCGGCGCCTCCTCGTCACCCGGCTGGACGAGGAGGTGCGGCGGGCCCGGCGCACCCAGGTCCCCCTGGCCGTGGTCATGATCGACATCGACCACTTCAAGGAAGTGAACGATACTTACGGCCATGCCATGGGCGATGTGGTGCTGCGCAACATCGGCACCCTGCTGAACTCCAACCTGCGGGCCACGGACCTGGCCGCACGCTACGGCGGCGAGGAACTCACCCTCGTGCTGCCCTACACCGACGCCGCCGCCGCCCTGCGGGTCGCGGACAACCTCCGGCAGAAGTTCGCCGCCATGGACCACCTCCTGGGCAGCGCCACCATCCGGAAGACCGTCAGCATGGGGGTGTCGGCCCGTGAAGGCCAGGCCGGCAGCCCCGACGCCGAGGAGCTCCTGAAGCTGGCCGACGAGGCCCTCTACCGCGCCAAGCAGGGCGGCCGGAACCGGGTGGAACGGGCGGAGTAG
- the metK gene encoding methionine adenosyltransferase, with protein sequence MAAQGRHLFTSESVTEGHPDKMADQISDAVLDAALKDDPRSRVACETLLTTGLVLVAGEITTETYIPVAALVRDVVKDIGYDHHIKGFDYATCSVMVTIDQQSPDIAMGVDTGGAGDQGLMFGYACRETPELMPAPIHFSHLLTRKLSEVRKSGQLPWLRPDGKSQVTVEFDGDKVQRIHTVVISTQHDEHVTQNSIRDAVIQDVIKASLPQDLLDAQTIFHVNPTGRFVVGGPMGDTGLTGRKIIVDTYGGSGHHGGGAFSGKDPSKVDRSAAYMGRYIAKNIVAADLADRCEIQLAYAIGVAEPVSIAVDTFGTGKVSDAAIVRAVREVFSCTPKAMIEALDLRRPIYRATAAYGHFGRAEFSWEKTDKVAALRAAAK encoded by the coding sequence ATGGCCGCCCAGGGGCGTCACCTGTTCACTTCCGAGAGCGTCACCGAAGGCCATCCCGACAAGATGGCGGACCAGATCTCCGACGCCGTGCTGGACGCGGCCCTCAAGGACGATCCCCGCAGCCGGGTCGCCTGCGAGACCCTCCTCACCACGGGCCTCGTCCTGGTGGCCGGGGAGATCACCACGGAGACCTACATCCCCGTCGCCGCGCTGGTGCGCGACGTGGTGAAGGACATCGGCTACGACCACCACATCAAGGGCTTCGACTATGCCACCTGCTCGGTGATGGTGACCATCGACCAGCAGAGCCCCGACATCGCCATGGGCGTGGACACGGGCGGCGCCGGCGACCAGGGCCTGATGTTCGGCTACGCCTGCCGGGAGACCCCGGAGCTGATGCCCGCGCCCATCCACTTCAGCCACCTGCTGACGCGGAAGCTCTCCGAAGTCCGCAAGAGCGGCCAGCTGCCGTGGCTGCGGCCGGACGGCAAGTCCCAGGTCACCGTGGAGTTCGACGGGGACAAGGTGCAGCGCATCCACACCGTCGTCATCTCCACCCAGCACGACGAGCACGTCACCCAGAACAGCATCCGCGACGCGGTGATCCAGGACGTGATCAAGGCCTCGCTGCCCCAGGACCTGCTGGACGCGCAGACCATCTTCCACGTGAACCCCACCGGGCGCTTCGTGGTGGGCGGTCCCATGGGCGATACGGGCCTCACGGGCCGCAAGATCATCGTGGACACCTACGGCGGCAGCGGCCATCACGGCGGCGGCGCCTTTTCCGGCAAGGATCCCAGCAAGGTGGACCGCAGCGCCGCCTACATGGGCCGCTACATCGCCAAGAACATTGTGGCGGCGGATCTGGCGGACCGCTGCGAGATCCAGCTGGCCTACGCCATCGGCGTGGCCGAGCCGGTGTCCATCGCCGTGGACACCTTCGGAACCGGGAAGGTGTCGGACGCGGCCATTGTCCGCGCCGTGCGCGAGGTGTTCAGCTGCACCCCCAAGGCCATGATCGAGGCCCTGGACCTGCGCCGGCCCATCTACCGCGCCACCGCCGCCTACGGCCACTTCGGCCGGGCGGAGTTCAGCTGGGAGAAGACGGACAAGGTCGCTGCGCTGCGCGCCGCTGCCAAGTAG